A region from the Panicum hallii strain FIL2 chromosome 1, PHallii_v3.1, whole genome shotgun sequence genome encodes:
- the LOC112878898 gene encoding actin-related protein 3, with product MDALSRPAVVIDNGTGYTKMGFAGNVEPCFITPTAVAVNDSFSASAQPAPRGAPAKGNWLAQHSAGVMADLDFYIGEEALARSRASSTYSLSYPIRNGQVENWDTMERFWQQCIFNYLRCDPEDHYFLLTESPLTAPETREYTGEIMFETFNVPGLYIAVQPVLALAAGYTTTKCEMTGVVVDVGDGATHIVPVADGYVIGSSIRSIPLTGKDVTQFVQQLMKERGENIPPEESFDVARRVKEMYCYTSSDIVKEFNKHDREPSKYIKHWTGIKPKTGAKYTCDIGYERFLGPEIFFNPEIYNSDFTTPLQVVIDKCIQSSPIDTRRALYKNIVLSGGSTMFKDFHRRLQRDLKKIVDARVRASNTRLISGDPKAQPIEVNVVSHPIQRYAVWFGGSVLASTAEFYEACHTKAEYEEYGASICRTNPVFKGMY from the exons ATGGACGCCCTGTCTCGCCCCGCCGTCGTCATCGACAACGGCACCGG GTACACGAAGATGGGGTTCGCGGGGAACGTGGAGCCCTGCTTCATCACCcccaccgccgtcgccgtcaacgactccttctccgcctccgcgcaGCCGGCGCCCAGGGGCGCCCCCGCCAAGGGGAACTGGCTCGCGCAGCACAGCGCCGGCGTCATGGCCGACCTCGACTTCTACATCGGGGAGGAGGCGCTGGCGCGGTCCCGCGCCAGCAGCACGTACAGCCTCAGCTACCCCATCCGCAATGGCCAG GTGGAGAATTGGGATACTATGGAGAGGTTCTGGCAACAGTGCATCTTCAATTACCTGCGGTGCGATCCGGAGGACCATTACTTTCTTCTAACCGAGAGCCCTCTGACTGCTCCCGAGACCCGGGAGTACACCGGAGAGATCATGTTCGAGACGTTCAATGTGCCTGGCCTCTATATTGCAGTGCAACCAGTCCTTGCGCTCGCTGCTGGGTACACTACCACCAAG TGTGAAATGACaggtgttgtagttgatgtggGTGATGGAGCTACCCACATTGTTCCTGTTGCTGATGGTTATGTCATCGGGAGCAGTATCAGATCTATTCCGCTTACAGGCAAGGATGTTACCCAGTTTGTCCAGCAACTTATGAAG GAAAGAGGTGAGAACATTCCGCCAGAGGAATCTTTTGATGTAGCGAGGAGGGTTAAAGAAATGTACTGCTATACTTCTTCAGACATTGTGAAG GAATTCAATAAGCATGACAGAGAGCCGTCGAAGTACATTAAACACTGGACTGGCATCAAACCAAAAACTGGTGCAAAATACACATGCGACATTGGATATGAGCGATTCTTGGGGCCTGAG ATATTCTTCAACCCAGAGATTTACAACAGTGACTTCACCACTCCTTTACAAGTTGTTATTGACAAGTGCATCCAATCATCCCCAATCGACACAAGAAGAGCTCTGTATAAG AATATTGTCTTGTCTGGAGGATCGACTATGTTTAAGGATTTCCATCGGAGATTACAACGGGACCTAAAAAAGATAGTGGATGCACGGGTCCGTGCATCTAATACTCGGCTTATTAGTGGAGATCCGAAG GCACAACCTATAGAAGTGAATGTGGTCAGTCATCCGATTCAGAGATATGCAGTATGGTTTGGAGGTTCTGTGCTTGCTTCCACAGCAGAGTTCTACGAG GCGTGCCACACAAAAGCAGAATACGAAGAGTATGGCGCGAGCATCTGCCGAACAAATCCTGTTTTCAAAGGGATGTATTGA
- the LOC112874834 gene encoding ultraviolet-B receptor UVR8-like isoform X2, whose product MSRPPIHLLCQRFWNVRSAIAMEMEPQATCTLFSKPANFAPYFALSLPELASFDMCQKRTMFKLMTQEEKECLKQQCGGSWKHVLRYILVREKNVSRVIAGPGHSIVVTTSGDVYSFGANCSGQLGLGDSEDRFKPCLIRSLQGIRITQAAVGSRQTMLVSDTGRVYAFGKDSFRGAESVEAAHTNQITTPKVVESLKGVFVVQAVIGGYFSAVLSREGRVYTFSWGKSERLGHNSEPSDVEPRLLSELEDVPVAYISAGNCYLLMLAYQPNGMSVYSVGCGLGGKLGHGCKNNKGMPKLIEQFRSLSFNPVSIAAGTWHAAALGADGRVCTWGWGHTGCLGHGDEEYKAVPTVVEGLRNVKAVHLSTGEYTTFVVADNGDVYSCGSGESLNLAFQGDDEAEEEEGPDFSTPSIVESLKALNKKVAQVCPTNASYWLNSEMGHPHTFAVMESGELCAFGGGTRGQLGVKLLEGVEKVSVPMHVPIELS is encoded by the exons ATGAGTCGACCTCCCATTCATCTCCTTTGCCAACGGTTCTGGAACGTTCGCAGCGCCATTGCTATGGAGATGGAACCCCAG GCTACATGTACACTTTTCAGTAAACCTGCAAATTTTGCACCCTACTTTGCACTGTCGCTTCCAGAGCTAGCATCATTTGATATGTGCCAGAAAAGGACCATGTTTAAGCTGATGACTCAAGAAGAAAAGGAGTGTCTGAAACAACAGTGTGGAGGCTCCTGGAAGCATGTTCTTAGGTATATTTTGGTTAGAGAGAAGAATGTCTCTCGGGTGATTGCTGGGCCAGGCCATAGTATAGTTGTAACAACAAGTGGAGATGTATATTCGTTTGGGGCCAACTGCTCCGGTCAGCTTGGCCTCGGGGATTCAGAAGACCGATTTAAGCCATGTCTTATCAG GTCTCTACAAGGAATCAGAATCACACAAGCTGCAGTTGGATCAAGACAGACAATGCTTGTGAGTGACACAGGAAGGGTCTATGCATTTGGCAAGGATAGTTTCAGGGGTGCGGAATCCGTTGAGGCTGCTCATACTAATCAGATTACAACTCCTAAGGTAGTGGAGTCACTGAAGGGTGTGTTTGTAGTTCAAGCTGTCATAGGGGGTTACTTCTCTGCAGTTCTGTCTAGAGAGGGTCGAGTTTACACTTTCTCATGGGGCAAAAGCGAGAGGCTTGGCCATAATTCAGAACCTTCAGATGTGGAGCCTCGTCTTCTCTCTGAACTTGAGGATGTCCCTGTTGCATATATCTCTGCAGGAAATTGCTACCTCCTTATGTTGGCATACCAACCAAATGGAAT GTCTGTGTATTCTGTAGGTTGTGGTTTAGggggcaagcttgggcatggaTGCAAAAATAATAAGGGCATGCCCAAGTTGATCGAACAGTTTCGGTCCTTGAGCTTTAATCCAGTTTCAATAGCAGCTGGCACTTGGCATGCCGCAGCCCTTGGTGCTGACGGGCGTGTGTGCACCTGGGGTTGGGGACACACTGGTTGTTTGGGGCATGGTGATGAGGAATACAAGGCTGTTCCCACAGTGGTAGAAGGATTACGCAACGTGAAGGCCGTTCACCTCTCAACTGGTGAATACACTACCTTTGTCGTCGCAGATAACGGGGATGTGTACTCGTGTGGATCCGGCGAGTCCTTGAATTTAGCTTTTCAG GGGGACgatgaggcggaggaggaggagggtcCAGATTTCTCGACCCCGAGCATCGTCGAGTCGCTCAAGGCGCTGAACAAGAAGGTCGCGCAGGTCTGCCCCACCAACGCCTCCTACTGGCTGAACTCGGAGATGGGGCACCCGCACACATTCGCGGTGATGGAGTCCGGCGAGCTGTGCGCGTTTGGGGGAGGGACCAGGGGCCAGCTCGGCGTGAAGCTCCTCGAGGGCGTGGAGAAAGTGAGCGTCCCGATGCATGTTCCGATTGAACTCAGCTGA
- the LOC112874834 gene encoding ultraviolet-B receptor UVR8-like isoform X1, translating into MQCPMDAAASGTSPVMQCHSIPDESTSHSSPLPTVLERSQRHCYGDGTPGEFPLAVSPSIVLHVLSACDLDPKDLAALEATCTLFSKPANFAPYFALSLPELASFDMCQKRTMFKLMTQEEKECLKQQCGGSWKHVLRYILVREKNVSRVIAGPGHSIVVTTSGDVYSFGANCSGQLGLGDSEDRFKPCLIRSLQGIRITQAAVGSRQTMLVSDTGRVYAFGKDSFRGAESVEAAHTNQITTPKVVESLKGVFVVQAVIGGYFSAVLSREGRVYTFSWGKSERLGHNSEPSDVEPRLLSELEDVPVAYISAGNCYLLMLAYQPNGMSVYSVGCGLGGKLGHGCKNNKGMPKLIEQFRSLSFNPVSIAAGTWHAAALGADGRVCTWGWGHTGCLGHGDEEYKAVPTVVEGLRNVKAVHLSTGEYTTFVVADNGDVYSCGSGESLNLAFQGDDEAEEEEGPDFSTPSIVESLKALNKKVAQVCPTNASYWLNSEMGHPHTFAVMESGELCAFGGGTRGQLGVKLLEGVEKVSVPMHVPIELS; encoded by the exons ATGCAGTGCCCCATGGACGCTGCTGCTAGTGGAACCTCACCAGTGATGCAATGCCATAGCATTCCTGATGAGTCGACCTCCCATTCATCTCCTTTGCCAACGGTTCTGGAACGTTCGCAGCGCCATTGCTATGGAGATGGAACCCCAGGTGAATTCCCCCTTGCTGTGAGCCCCTCCATTGTCCTCCATGTGCTTTCGGCCTGTGATCTGGACCCAAAAGATCTTGCCGCTCTGGAG GCTACATGTACACTTTTCAGTAAACCTGCAAATTTTGCACCCTACTTTGCACTGTCGCTTCCAGAGCTAGCATCATTTGATATGTGCCAGAAAAGGACCATGTTTAAGCTGATGACTCAAGAAGAAAAGGAGTGTCTGAAACAACAGTGTGGAGGCTCCTGGAAGCATGTTCTTAGGTATATTTTGGTTAGAGAGAAGAATGTCTCTCGGGTGATTGCTGGGCCAGGCCATAGTATAGTTGTAACAACAAGTGGAGATGTATATTCGTTTGGGGCCAACTGCTCCGGTCAGCTTGGCCTCGGGGATTCAGAAGACCGATTTAAGCCATGTCTTATCAG GTCTCTACAAGGAATCAGAATCACACAAGCTGCAGTTGGATCAAGACAGACAATGCTTGTGAGTGACACAGGAAGGGTCTATGCATTTGGCAAGGATAGTTTCAGGGGTGCGGAATCCGTTGAGGCTGCTCATACTAATCAGATTACAACTCCTAAGGTAGTGGAGTCACTGAAGGGTGTGTTTGTAGTTCAAGCTGTCATAGGGGGTTACTTCTCTGCAGTTCTGTCTAGAGAGGGTCGAGTTTACACTTTCTCATGGGGCAAAAGCGAGAGGCTTGGCCATAATTCAGAACCTTCAGATGTGGAGCCTCGTCTTCTCTCTGAACTTGAGGATGTCCCTGTTGCATATATCTCTGCAGGAAATTGCTACCTCCTTATGTTGGCATACCAACCAAATGGAAT GTCTGTGTATTCTGTAGGTTGTGGTTTAGggggcaagcttgggcatggaTGCAAAAATAATAAGGGCATGCCCAAGTTGATCGAACAGTTTCGGTCCTTGAGCTTTAATCCAGTTTCAATAGCAGCTGGCACTTGGCATGCCGCAGCCCTTGGTGCTGACGGGCGTGTGTGCACCTGGGGTTGGGGACACACTGGTTGTTTGGGGCATGGTGATGAGGAATACAAGGCTGTTCCCACAGTGGTAGAAGGATTACGCAACGTGAAGGCCGTTCACCTCTCAACTGGTGAATACACTACCTTTGTCGTCGCAGATAACGGGGATGTGTACTCGTGTGGATCCGGCGAGTCCTTGAATTTAGCTTTTCAG GGGGACgatgaggcggaggaggaggagggtcCAGATTTCTCGACCCCGAGCATCGTCGAGTCGCTCAAGGCGCTGAACAAGAAGGTCGCGCAGGTCTGCCCCACCAACGCCTCCTACTGGCTGAACTCGGAGATGGGGCACCCGCACACATTCGCGGTGATGGAGTCCGGCGAGCTGTGCGCGTTTGGGGGAGGGACCAGGGGCCAGCTCGGCGTGAAGCTCCTCGAGGGCGTGGAGAAAGTGAGCGTCCCGATGCATGTTCCGATTGAACTCAGCTGA